A window of Fictibacillus halophilus contains these coding sequences:
- a CDS encoding LAGLIDADG family homing endonuclease, with translation MRKKKCTMSIPKIIERFQSGMSSKEIALQANVTARYINSVLQQNNVARQPHSSWLRRYSVNEDYFKTWSASMAYVLGFFAADGCLPKNLQMVSFSQKDPKILEDIREELQSTHPIKTNPRTGVHLLNISSKIMKEDLIQLHGMTPKKSTSLEFPYVPEEYFSHFVRGFFDGDGNINFEKRTVSFVGGSQTFMEHLKKKLERYSFEPFIVSKEKYHRLFLSGRKTVHNFGQWIYKDKNLYIVRKHIEFNREKMPPDQLKDRPFKVNKSAIKARKLELLYHYNLNGDLPVACKSANIGINTFYRWLKNDGEFQFKFNSISSEK, from the coding sequence ATGCGGAAAAAGAAATGCACCATGAGTATTCCTAAGATTATTGAACGATTTCAAAGCGGAATGAGCAGCAAAGAGATTGCATTACAGGCAAATGTTACAGCGAGATATATCAATTCTGTTCTGCAACAAAACAACGTTGCAAGACAACCACACAGCAGCTGGTTAAGACGTTATTCAGTGAATGAAGATTACTTCAAAACATGGTCAGCATCCATGGCATATGTATTAGGCTTTTTTGCTGCAGATGGTTGTTTGCCAAAAAATTTGCAGATGGTTAGTTTTTCACAAAAAGATCCTAAAATCCTCGAAGATATTAGAGAAGAACTTCAATCTACACACCCGATCAAAACAAATCCTCGAACAGGCGTACATTTATTAAACATCTCAAGTAAAATTATGAAAGAAGATCTTATCCAGTTACATGGGATGACTCCTAAAAAGTCAACTTCACTCGAGTTTCCTTATGTACCAGAAGAGTATTTTAGTCATTTTGTAAGGGGTTTCTTTGATGGTGATGGAAATATTAACTTTGAAAAAAGAACAGTTTCTTTTGTTGGTGGCTCACAAACATTTATGGAACATCTTAAGAAAAAATTAGAACGTTATTCATTTGAACCTTTCATAGTTAGTAAGGAAAAGTATCACAGATTATTCCTATCAGGGAGAAAAACAGTTCATAACTTTGGGCAATGGATTTACAAAGATAAAAATTTATATATTGTTAGAAAACACATTGAATTTAATAGAGAAAAGATGCCACCAGATCAATTAAAAGATCGTCCATTTAAGGTTAATAAATCTGCAATAAAAGCAAGGAAATTGGAATTACTTTATCATTACAATTTAAATGGAGATTTGCCAGTGGCTTGTAAGAGCGCGAATATAGGAATAAATACTTTTTATCGCTGGTTAAAGAATGATGGAGAGTTTCAGTTTAAATTTAATTCCATTAGTAGTGAAAAGTAA
- a CDS encoding aldehyde dehydrogenase — protein MKENTKEFIDKLVRAQKTYFRSGVTRSYDFRMKALNNLSKLIRNNETKILHALKTDLNKSEAEAYTTEIGFLLEEIRHTQKHLKKWMEPKKVKTAKTHIGSKGYTIAEPYGVTLIIAPWNYPFQLQLAPLIGAIAAGNTAILKPSELTPQTSKLLDELIKEYYHPDFIAVVEGGVETNQILLDQPLDYIFFTGSVPVGKIVMEAASKRLIPITLELGGKSPCIVDETADLKLAAKRIAFGKFTNAGQTCIAPDYIYLHKNIRQPFIDTFKEVIKEFYGENPLQNEEFGKIVNDRHFNRLKSYLSEGERLFGGRYDETSEKIEPTLIAPFDTSSPVMSDEIFGPIFPVMEYENIDEVIEFVVERPKPLALYLFTINKEIEEKVVNNISFGGGSINDTLMHIATPYLPFGGVGESGIGSYHGESSFVAFSHNKSVLNQTNKFDFSFRYPNAKHGLKIIKKLMK, from the coding sequence TTGAAAGAAAACACAAAGGAATTCATTGATAAACTCGTACGAGCTCAGAAAACCTATTTTAGAAGCGGAGTAACTCGATCATATGATTTCCGTATGAAAGCATTAAATAATCTTTCTAAGCTTATTCGAAACAACGAAACTAAGATTCTTCACGCATTAAAGACAGACTTAAATAAATCTGAAGCCGAAGCCTATACAACTGAGATCGGCTTTTTATTAGAAGAGATTCGACATACGCAAAAACATCTTAAAAAATGGATGGAACCTAAAAAAGTGAAAACAGCAAAAACCCATATTGGCTCAAAGGGCTATACAATAGCAGAACCATATGGCGTCACGTTAATCATCGCTCCATGGAACTATCCGTTTCAACTTCAACTTGCTCCATTAATCGGTGCTATCGCAGCGGGAAATACGGCTATATTAAAACCATCTGAACTGACGCCACAAACGTCAAAACTGTTAGATGAATTGATTAAAGAGTACTATCATCCTGACTTTATCGCAGTAGTAGAAGGCGGAGTTGAAACTAATCAAATCTTGCTGGATCAACCATTGGACTATATCTTTTTCACAGGCAGCGTACCTGTAGGAAAAATTGTTATGGAAGCGGCAAGTAAGAGACTTATTCCTATCACATTAGAATTAGGTGGCAAGAGTCCTTGTATAGTAGATGAAACAGCAGACCTTAAGCTTGCTGCGAAGCGTATAGCGTTTGGAAAGTTTACGAACGCTGGACAAACGTGCATAGCACCAGATTATATCTATTTGCACAAAAACATACGTCAACCATTCATTGATACATTTAAAGAAGTCATAAAAGAATTTTACGGGGAAAACCCACTACAAAACGAAGAATTCGGTAAGATCGTAAATGATCGTCATTTTAATCGTTTAAAAAGTTACTTATCAGAAGGAGAAAGACTTTTCGGTGGTCGATACGATGAAACAAGTGAAAAGATCGAACCAACTCTAATAGCACCATTCGATACTTCTTCACCAGTTATGAGTGATGAGATCTTTGGACCGATCTTCCCAGTCATGGAATATGAAAACATCGATGAAGTGATCGAATTTGTTGTCGAGCGTCCAAAACCACTCGCACTTTACCTGTTTACGATTAACAAAGAGATCGAAGAAAAAGTGGTGAATAATATCTCGTTTGGCGGTGGATCAATCAACGATACATTGATGCATATCGCAACACCTTATCTGCCGTTTGGTGGAGTAGGAGAGAGCGGGATAGGTAGTTATCACGGTGAGTCCAGTTTTGTTGCGTTTTCTCATAACAAAAGTGTTCTCAACCAAACGAACAAATTCGACTTTAGTTTTCGATATCCGAATGCCAAACATGGTTTAAAGATCATTAAAAAGTTAATGAAATAG
- a CDS encoding YeeE/YedE family protein: MEQTETHLSSNKQKVFQPTTVVTKLQPVQKPFVLLGLLAAVFLLVSILKIANWTQGSLFIIGLALGGTLLYARFGFTSAFRRLVSVGNVQGLQAHMVMLAVASVLFAVIFTTGFSFTGVEPTGNVSPVGISILVGAFLFGIGMQFGNGCASGTLYSLGGGSSSMILTLISFIAGSVLGAYHFTFWMGLPSLPPLSLNQIPGLGYFGALVVQLGLFALIYWVTVQIAKKKNPPMMKPLPTTVGWKKVLRGSWPLFTAAIVLALLNALTLAVKGSPWGITSAFALWGGKAMMATGVDVSTWGYFDGKNGEALTKSVLTDGTSVMNFGIMLGAFISASFQGTFKPGKIKPGIAGASIIGGLMMGYGARLAFGCNIGAYFSGIASFSLHGWVWAVMAMLGTYLALFVRPLFGLKNPKSTDSVC, encoded by the coding sequence ATGGAACAAACAGAAACTCATCTTTCATCAAATAAACAAAAAGTGTTTCAGCCCACTACTGTTGTTACAAAATTACAGCCTGTACAAAAGCCCTTTGTGCTATTAGGCCTTCTTGCAGCTGTATTCCTGCTTGTGTCGATATTAAAAATTGCAAATTGGACACAAGGTAGCCTATTTATCATTGGTTTAGCACTTGGTGGAACTCTGCTTTATGCACGCTTTGGATTTACTTCAGCATTCCGTAGATTAGTTTCAGTAGGTAACGTCCAAGGACTTCAAGCACATATGGTAATGCTTGCAGTTGCATCGGTATTGTTTGCCGTTATTTTCACTACTGGTTTTAGTTTTACTGGTGTTGAACCAACAGGAAATGTATCACCAGTTGGCATTAGTATTTTAGTTGGTGCTTTTCTGTTCGGTATTGGGATGCAGTTCGGAAACGGATGCGCGTCGGGAACACTTTACTCTTTAGGCGGCGGATCTTCATCTATGATCTTAACCCTTATATCTTTTATTGCTGGATCTGTTCTTGGTGCTTACCACTTCACATTTTGGATGGGATTGCCTTCTCTTCCACCGCTTTCTTTAAATCAGATTCCAGGACTCGGTTATTTCGGAGCTTTAGTGGTCCAGTTAGGATTGTTTGCTCTAATTTATTGGGTAACCGTGCAAATTGCTAAAAAGAAGAATCCGCCTATGATGAAGCCACTACCGACTACAGTTGGGTGGAAAAAGGTACTTCGTGGTTCATGGCCGTTGTTTACAGCTGCAATCGTTCTCGCATTATTAAACGCATTAACATTAGCCGTTAAAGGAAGTCCATGGGGTATCACATCAGCGTTTGCATTATGGGGCGGTAAAGCCATGATGGCAACTGGTGTTGACGTATCTACATGGGGTTATTTCGATGGCAAGAACGGCGAGGCTCTCACAAAAAGTGTTCTTACAGATGGAACAAGCGTAATGAATTTCGGTATTATGCTGGGTGCATTTATTTCAGCTTCTTTCCAAGGAACGTTTAAACCTGGAAAGATCAAACCTGGTATTGCTGGCGCTTCTATAATTGGTGGATTAATGATGGGCTATGGTGCTCGCTTAGCATTTGGCTGCAACATTGGTGCTTACTTTAGCGGAATTGCTTCATTTAGTCTTCACGGCTGGGTATGGGCAGTTATGGCTATGTTAGGTACGTATTTAGCTCTATTCGTTCGACCATTGTTCGGATTAAAAAATCCAAAATCTACAGATTCTGTTTGTTAA
- a CDS encoding nucleobase:cation symporter-2 family protein: MKKGKVFSLGIQHVLAMYAGAVIVPLIVGSALKLSPEQLAYLVAIDLLTCGLATLIQVWQNRFFGVGLPVVLGCTFTAVGPMIAIGGQYGMSAIYGSIIAAGIFVVIFAGAFGKILKLFPPIVTGTVVTIIGITLIPVAIKDMAGGAGSENFGSAQNLFLSFGVLAFILLLYRFSNGFIRSVSILIGLIAGTVVSVFLGLVDFTPVMEASWVHMPKPFYFGVPTFEIGAIITMILVAIVSLIESTGVFMALGKICDRDLTPEDLTKGYRGEGLAIMLGGIFNAFPYTTYSQNVGLVQLSGVKAKQVIYVAGGMLIFLGLIPKVAALTTLIPTAVMGGAMVAMFGMVFASGIKMLSEVNLAKQENLLIIACSVGMGLGVTVEPELFSRLPESIQILTENGIVAGSLMAVLLNLLFNTKSKKVLVSKVQQSQKQAV; encoded by the coding sequence ATGAAAAAAGGGAAAGTGTTTTCTCTAGGTATTCAACACGTTCTTGCGATGTATGCTGGAGCAGTAATCGTACCATTAATTGTAGGAAGTGCCTTAAAATTGTCTCCTGAACAATTAGCTTACTTAGTAGCCATCGATCTCCTAACGTGTGGTCTAGCAACACTTATCCAAGTTTGGCAGAACCGTTTCTTCGGAGTTGGTCTACCCGTTGTACTAGGCTGTACTTTTACTGCAGTAGGACCGATGATCGCGATTGGCGGACAATATGGGATGAGCGCCATTTACGGTTCAATTATTGCAGCAGGTATATTCGTAGTCATTTTTGCTGGAGCGTTCGGAAAAATTCTTAAGCTGTTCCCACCCATCGTTACCGGAACCGTTGTAACGATTATAGGAATTACTTTAATCCCCGTTGCCATCAAAGATATGGCAGGGGGAGCGGGAAGCGAGAACTTTGGTTCAGCACAAAATTTATTTCTTTCTTTTGGCGTTTTAGCATTCATCCTTCTTTTATATCGTTTTTCCAATGGTTTCATTCGTTCCGTTTCCATCCTGATCGGTCTGATAGCTGGAACAGTAGTTTCTGTATTTCTAGGTTTAGTGGACTTCACACCAGTTATGGAAGCTTCATGGGTTCACATGCCAAAGCCTTTTTATTTTGGGGTTCCTACCTTTGAAATCGGAGCGATCATCACAATGATCTTAGTTGCTATCGTAAGCTTGATCGAGTCAACAGGTGTGTTTATGGCTCTAGGTAAGATATGCGACAGAGATTTAACACCGGAAGATTTAACAAAAGGATACCGAGGAGAAGGTCTTGCCATTATGTTAGGTGGAATCTTTAATGCATTTCCTTATACGACTTATTCACAAAACGTTGGCCTTGTTCAGTTGTCTGGAGTTAAAGCAAAACAGGTGATCTATGTGGCAGGGGGGATGTTAATTTTCCTAGGTTTAATACCAAAAGTTGCCGCACTTACGACCTTAATCCCAACAGCTGTTATGGGGGGAGCGATGGTTGCCATGTTTGGAATGGTATTTGCTTCTGGTATCAAAATGCTCAGTGAAGTTAACCTTGCTAAACAAGAAAATCTTCTCATTATTGCCTGTTCTGTAGGAATGGGTTTAGGCGTAACGGTTGAACCTGAACTTTTCAGCAGACTTCCTGAAAGTATTCAGATCCTCACAGAAAACGGAATCGTAGCTGGAAGTTTGATGGCTGTTCTACTAAATTTATTATTTAACACAAAGTCTAAAAAAGTGCTCGTTTCTAAGGTGCAACAAAGTCAGAAGCAAGCGGTATAA
- a CDS encoding VOC family protein gives MIVAMNPYVVTNGNGKEAVEFYVDAFNAELISLQTFGEMPEDPNHPLPEEAKDRVMNAQFKVGDTVMMLSDNFPGMPYTIGNQVSIAIHIDSVETSKQVFEKLSKEGKVTMPLQETFWSPSYGQVTDKYGVEWQVSAVQQD, from the coding sequence ATGATTGTAGCAATGAATCCTTATGTAGTAACAAATGGAAACGGAAAAGAAGCAGTAGAGTTTTATGTAGATGCTTTTAACGCAGAGCTTATTTCACTTCAAACATTCGGAGAGATGCCAGAAGATCCGAATCATCCGCTTCCAGAAGAAGCAAAGGACCGTGTCATGAATGCTCAATTTAAAGTAGGCGATACCGTTATGATGCTTTCGGATAATTTTCCTGGAATGCCTTATACAATCGGAAATCAAGTATCTATAGCCATTCATATTGATTCAGTAGAGACATCAAAACAAGTATTTGAGAAACTTTCTAAAGAGGGAAAAGTGACAATGCCTCTACAAGAAACATTCTGGAGCCCATCGTATGGACAAGTAACAGATAAATATGGTGTCGAGTGGCAAGTTTCTGCCGTTCAACAAGATTAA
- a CDS encoding GDSL-type esterase/lipase family protein, producing MKKITLIVAISIIVLLGVAFGVYSINSEEMEVTAIGDSLAYGLGDTKDNGYIGDVEKRYEEDLDKQLVVHDFGVPNDTSTDLLKRLKNPEIAETAKSSDVIFINIGTNDFLKSTDRLTKFNKEELTANEEIYKENLNQIIRNIQNKENPKTIYILGIYNPKAKWSDMSVVNKAVSNWNQSTIEVTKKNKNTAYIRTDDLFIDKNKRDYFSDKLHPNEKGYALIGKRVYETIRQSSDFK from the coding sequence ATGAAAAAAATCACATTGATTGTTGCAATCAGTATCATTGTTTTGTTAGGTGTTGCTTTTGGAGTGTACTCTATTAACTCCGAAGAAATGGAAGTAACAGCTATTGGTGATTCTCTTGCATATGGATTAGGTGATACCAAAGATAATGGGTATATAGGAGATGTTGAAAAACGATACGAAGAAGACTTAGACAAACAGCTTGTTGTTCATGACTTTGGAGTTCCTAATGATACAAGCACAGATTTACTTAAGCGGTTAAAAAATCCTGAGATAGCAGAAACAGCTAAAAGCTCTGATGTGATTTTCATAAACATAGGAACGAACGATTTTCTAAAAAGTACAGATCGATTGACGAAATTCAATAAAGAAGAGCTAACGGCAAACGAGGAAATTTACAAAGAGAATTTGAACCAAATCATTCGAAATATACAGAATAAAGAAAATCCGAAGACCATTTATATCTTAGGTATCTATAACCCTAAAGCTAAATGGAGTGATATGTCTGTCGTCAACAAAGCCGTATCAAATTGGAATCAATCCACAATAGAAGTAACGAAGAAAAACAAAAATACAGCATATATACGTACAGATGACCTGTTCATTGACAAAAATAAACGTGATTATTTCTCTGACAAACTTCATCCTAACGAAAAAGGTTATGCGTTAATTGGAAAAAGAGTTTACGAAACTATTCGACAAAGCTCAGATTTTAAATAA
- a CDS encoding amino acid permease, which yields MKNNNWSVWLLTAFVVGNMVGSGIFMLPNTLAQTASPLGVTAAWAVTGFGVLMIALVFGSLSIRKPELTAGPQSYARALFSNPKAGNVAGFSMVWGYWVANWISNVAIITSFAGYLSTFFPMMRSSKVIGTILNQDIQLGKLITFVVCTVLLWFTHFILIKSMNGAGKLNFVATASKVIGFMLFIVAALFAVESTIFADAYFPIVDDAGISHGLGSQINMAAIATLWAFVGIESAVVLSGRASSQRDVKKATIVGLLIALSIYMITTLLTMNVLPREVLMSSDKPFVDVLSVLIGNTGASLMGLLAVISLFGSTIGWILLSSEVPYQAAKSGVFPAFFGKVNKNGSPVNALAVTNIMSQIFIFSTISGTIGEAYTFLTTSATLAYLIPYLISAVYFLKLVYSGETYNEIKGSRVRDGVIALLAFIYSSWVIISGTSDAKTFTLGIGLFFLGFLVYPIFHRYTPKNSKDRKVA from the coding sequence ATGAAAAATAACAATTGGAGCGTGTGGCTTCTAACAGCATTTGTTGTTGGAAACATGGTAGGTTCGGGAATCTTTATGTTGCCGAACACATTAGCTCAAACAGCAAGTCCACTAGGAGTTACAGCTGCTTGGGCAGTTACTGGATTTGGAGTATTGATGATAGCGTTGGTCTTTGGATCTCTATCTATAAGAAAACCTGAATTAACCGCAGGTCCTCAAAGCTATGCAAGAGCTTTGTTCTCAAACCCAAAAGCAGGAAATGTAGCAGGGTTTAGTATGGTATGGGGATACTGGGTTGCAAATTGGATCAGCAACGTCGCGATCATCACTAGTTTTGCCGGATATTTATCAACGTTCTTTCCAATGATGCGAAGTTCAAAGGTTATAGGAACAATACTCAACCAAGATATTCAGTTGGGTAAGCTTATTACATTTGTAGTGTGTACGGTATTGCTATGGTTTACGCACTTTATTTTAATAAAGAGCATGAATGGAGCAGGGAAACTTAACTTTGTGGCAACTGCTTCAAAAGTAATCGGATTTATGTTGTTTATTGTCGCTGCACTTTTCGCAGTCGAGTCAACGATCTTTGCTGATGCTTACTTCCCGATTGTAGATGATGCTGGCATCTCTCATGGTCTTGGAAGTCAGATCAATATGGCTGCCATTGCAACGTTATGGGCATTTGTTGGGATTGAATCAGCTGTTGTCTTATCCGGAAGAGCTTCTTCGCAACGAGATGTAAAAAAGGCTACGATTGTTGGTCTACTTATTGCATTAAGCATCTACATGATCACAACTTTACTCACGATGAACGTTCTGCCTAGAGAAGTTCTGATGAGTTCAGATAAACCATTCGTTGATGTACTATCCGTATTGATTGGGAATACAGGAGCTTCTTTAATGGGATTGTTAGCTGTTATCTCTTTGTTCGGTTCAACGATCGGCTGGATACTTTTAAGCTCAGAAGTACCGTATCAAGCTGCTAAATCAGGTGTTTTTCCCGCTTTCTTCGGTAAAGTAAATAAGAACGGAAGTCCAGTAAACGCATTAGCAGTTACAAATATTATGTCTCAGATTTTTATCTTCTCTACGATATCAGGTACGATTGGTGAAGCTTACACGTTCTTAACTACTTCTGCCACGCTAGCTTATTTGATTCCGTATTTGATTTCGGCGGTTTACTTTTTAAAGCTTGTCTATAGTGGAGAAACTTATAACGAAATAAAAGGATCACGCGTAAGAGATGGTGTGATTGCTTTGTTAGCATTCATCTACTCTAGTTGGGTGATCATTTCTGGAACATCAGATGCTAAGACCTTTACTTTAGGAATTGGATTATTTTTCTTAGGTTTTCTCGTTTATCCGATCTTTCATAGGTATACTCCTAAGAATAGTAAAGATCGTAAAGTCGCTTAA
- a CDS encoding bifunctional 2',3'-cyclic-nucleotide 2'-phosphodiesterase/3'-nucleotidase, with protein MNKNVKKVASLTLAISLLSSPLAGQAIAKTPTKHKSKVNLRIMETTDIHTNLLNFDYYKNAVSENVGLAKTATLVKTAREDLKYSQNSVLVDNGDLIQGTPLGTYKAKIAPLKDGEVHPAIAAMNLMNYDMATLGNHEFNYGLDFLAETYDDANFPFVNANVYVDDKDNNPKNDVNKYTPYKIVKKFVRDEYGRPKLLKIGYIGFVPPQINEWDKSHLDGKVITKNIIESAEKFIPQMKKKGADIIIAQAHSGFNGSETNTEDVIYSLSKVKGISAITFSHTHKIFPAADEKSLDALFKDAKGNVLPGVDNAKGTINGVPAVQAGYGGGSLGLIDLTLQQDRGRWKVVSSQSSVRSAAAVKPDEKVVNTVKNVHEATIKYVNTPIGSTTDDIHSFFALVQDDPSVQVVTNAQKWYVEKYISLNKPEYKDLPILSVGAPFKAGRNGVTEFTEIQKGPLTIRSAGDLYLYDNTLKALKVKGSVVKEWLEMSAGKFKTIDPNKTEAQELLDSGFPVYNFDVIDGVSYQVDVTKAPKYDKNGVVINADSNRIVNLTYDGKAVDPNQDFIVVTNNYRAGGGGNFPGVKGSEYVVDSADENRQILMDYITEMKEITPTADNNWSIAPISGNANVTFLSSPNGQKYTSDAGKIQYTNKTDANGFGIYSIDLK; from the coding sequence GTGAATAAAAATGTTAAAAAAGTAGCTTCACTTACACTAGCTATCAGTCTTTTAAGTTCACCTTTAGCAGGTCAAGCGATTGCAAAAACGCCAACGAAACACAAAAGTAAAGTTAACCTCAGAATTATGGAAACAACCGACATTCATACAAACCTATTAAACTTCGATTATTACAAAAATGCTGTTTCTGAAAACGTTGGTTTAGCAAAGACAGCTACACTTGTTAAAACGGCTCGAGAAGATTTAAAGTACAGTCAAAACAGTGTATTAGTTGATAACGGAGACCTGATTCAAGGTACACCACTTGGTACATATAAAGCAAAGATCGCCCCACTAAAGGACGGGGAAGTTCATCCAGCTATCGCAGCTATGAATTTAATGAATTACGATATGGCAACACTAGGAAACCATGAGTTCAACTATGGCCTCGATTTTCTAGCAGAAACGTACGATGATGCTAACTTTCCGTTTGTAAATGCTAACGTATACGTGGATGATAAAGATAACAATCCTAAGAATGACGTTAACAAGTACACACCATACAAAATTGTAAAGAAATTCGTTAGAGATGAATATGGCCGACCCAAGCTTTTGAAGATCGGTTACATTGGTTTCGTACCACCACAGATAAACGAATGGGATAAATCACATCTCGATGGAAAAGTAATTACAAAGAATATCATCGAAAGTGCGGAAAAATTTATTCCGCAGATGAAGAAAAAAGGTGCAGATATCATCATTGCACAAGCTCACTCTGGTTTTAATGGAAGTGAAACGAACACAGAAGATGTCATCTATTCACTTAGCAAAGTAAAAGGAATCAGTGCCATTACATTCTCGCACACACATAAAATATTCCCTGCAGCGGATGAGAAATCATTAGATGCGCTGTTTAAAGATGCAAAAGGCAATGTTCTTCCTGGCGTTGATAACGCAAAAGGCACGATAAACGGTGTGCCCGCAGTACAAGCAGGATATGGGGGAGGGTCACTTGGTCTAATCGACTTAACCCTTCAACAAGATCGTGGAAGATGGAAAGTAGTTTCCTCTCAATCTTCTGTAAGAAGTGCAGCAGCCGTTAAACCAGACGAGAAAGTAGTTAATACAGTTAAAAATGTTCATGAAGCAACGATTAAGTACGTAAACACTCCAATCGGTTCAACAACTGATGATATTCATAGCTTCTTTGCACTTGTTCAAGATGATCCATCTGTTCAAGTTGTAACGAACGCTCAAAAATGGTATGTAGAAAAATACATCTCATTAAACAAGCCAGAATATAAAGATCTTCCAATACTTTCAGTAGGGGCTCCATTTAAAGCAGGAAGAAACGGTGTAACTGAATTCACTGAGATTCAAAAAGGACCACTTACGATTCGCAGTGCAGGTGACCTTTACCTTTATGACAACACGTTAAAAGCATTAAAAGTAAAAGGATCTGTTGTGAAAGAGTGGCTAGAAATGTCTGCAGGTAAATTTAAGACGATTGATCCGAACAAAACAGAGGCACAAGAGCTTTTAGATTCAGGTTTTCCTGTATATAACTTTGACGTAATTGATGGTGTTAGTTATCAAGTCGATGTAACAAAAGCTCCTAAATATGATAAAAACGGTGTTGTGATCAATGCTGATAGCAATCGTATCGTGAATCTAACGTACGACGGAAAAGCAGTAGATCCTAACCAAGATTTTATCGTTGTAACGAACAATTACAGAGCGGGTGGCGGCGGTAACTTCCCAGGTGTAAAAGGAAGCGAGTATGTAGTAGATTCTGCTGACGAGAACCGTCAGATCTTAATGGATTACATCACAGAGATGAAAGAGATCACCCCGACTGCTGACAACAACTGGTCGATTGCTCCAATTAGCGGAAATGCTAACGTAACATTCCTATCATCACCGAATGGTCAAAAATATACGAGTGATGCGGGCAAGATTCAATATACAAACAAAACAGATGCAAACGGATTCGGAATTTATAGTATTGATCTAAAATAA
- a CDS encoding xanthine phosphoribosyltransferase has translation MNFLEKKICDEGIVLSSSVLKVDSFLNHQIDPELMMQIGIEFAERFKNEEITKIVTIESSGIAPAVFAGIKLQVPVVFARKKKSLTLTEGLLTSSVYSFTKQEQNEISVAKKFIQPGDKVLIIDDFLAHGEAALGLADIVDQADATIAGFGIVIEKSFQVGRQKLEEKGYRVESIARVKEMNTNGITFIQSEVMSS, from the coding sequence ATGAATTTTTTAGAGAAGAAAATTTGTGATGAAGGTATCGTATTGTCTTCGTCCGTATTGAAAGTAGACTCGTTTTTGAATCATCAGATTGACCCTGAACTCATGATGCAAATAGGTATTGAATTTGCCGAACGATTTAAAAATGAAGAAATAACAAAAATCGTAACAATAGAATCGTCTGGAATAGCACCTGCTGTATTCGCAGGAATAAAACTTCAAGTCCCTGTCGTTTTTGCCCGTAAAAAGAAATCGTTAACCTTAACAGAAGGACTATTAACATCGAGCGTTTATTCTTTCACAAAACAAGAACAAAACGAAATTTCTGTTGCCAAGAAATTTATTCAACCTGGTGATAAAGTGTTGATCATTGATGACTTTTTAGCACACGGTGAAGCAGCACTTGGTCTGGCGGACATTGTTGATCAAGCAGATGCTACAATTGCTGGATTTGGCATCGTAATCGAAAAATCATTTCAAGTCGGTCGTCAAAAACTTGAGGAAAAAGGATATCGTGTAGAATCGATCGCAAGAGTAAAAGAAATGAATACAAATGGGATAACGTTCATTCAATCTGAGGTGATGTCATCATGA